A single Alcanivorax borkumensis SK2 DNA region contains:
- the aroB gene encoding 3-dehydroquinate synthase yields the protein MRTLQVALAERSYPIHIGAGLLSSFPLAEQVRGNQVMIITNETIAPLYLASLEAHFSAIQCDTLILPDGEKFKTLETLETLFDALMAKRHSRTTTLVALGGGVVGDMVGFAAACYQRGVDFIQVPTTLLAQVDSSVGGKTAVNHPRGKNMIGAFHQPRLVLIDTDVLNSLPERELAAGYAEVVKYGLIRDPSFYQWLETNNDKLLSRDEAIISEAIFRSCENKAQVVADDETEQGNRALLNLGHTFGHAIETATGYSQWLHGEAVAVGMLMAIRMSAELGWVPAELESKVATLLSAWGLPVAVPEGMTPEQFMDLMALDKKVHNGQLRLVLLRELGKAVVTADYDGAALQKTLEAFCGA from the coding sequence ATGCGCACACTTCAGGTGGCCTTGGCCGAGCGGAGTTACCCTATCCATATTGGGGCCGGCTTGCTGTCGTCTTTTCCCTTAGCTGAGCAGGTTCGTGGCAACCAGGTGATGATCATCACCAACGAAACTATTGCGCCGCTGTATCTAGCCTCACTGGAGGCGCACTTTTCTGCTATTCAGTGCGATACGCTCATTCTCCCCGATGGCGAAAAATTCAAAACCCTTGAAACTCTTGAAACCCTTTTTGATGCTTTGATGGCCAAGCGCCATTCGCGCACCACAACACTGGTGGCGTTGGGCGGCGGCGTTGTTGGCGATATGGTGGGTTTTGCGGCGGCCTGCTATCAGCGGGGGGTGGATTTCATCCAGGTGCCAACGACTCTGCTGGCCCAGGTGGATTCGTCCGTTGGCGGTAAGACCGCGGTCAACCATCCCCGTGGCAAGAACATGATTGGTGCCTTTCATCAGCCGCGCTTGGTTCTGATTGATACCGACGTGTTGAACTCGCTGCCAGAGCGGGAATTGGCTGCAGGTTATGCGGAAGTGGTTAAGTATGGTCTGATTCGTGACCCTAGTTTCTATCAGTGGCTGGAAACCAATAACGACAAGCTGTTGTCCAGAGATGAGGCGATCATTTCTGAGGCGATCTTCCGTAGCTGCGAGAACAAGGCTCAGGTCGTTGCGGATGATGAAACCGAACAGGGTAACCGTGCGTTGCTGAACCTGGGGCATACTTTTGGTCATGCCATTGAGACCGCCACCGGTTATAGCCAGTGGTTGCACGGTGAGGCGGTAGCGGTGGGCATGTTGATGGCCATTCGCATGTCCGCTGAGTTGGGCTGGGTGCCGGCAGAGCTGGAGTCAAAAGTGGCCACTTTGTTGTCTGCCTGGGGCTTGCCGGTGGCGGTTCCCGAAGGGATGACGCCGGAACAATTTATGGACCTAATGGCCTTGGATAAGAAGGTTCATAATGGCCAGTTGCGCCTTGTGTTGCTGCGTGAGCTGGGTAAGGCTGTGGTAACGGCGGATTATGACGGCGCGGCATTGCAAAAAACATTGGAGGCTTTTTGTGGAGCATGA
- a CDS encoding SPOR domain-containing protein: MEHDDERFYSGASRGDFLDAMTAHAEQGSVVAIEGDTGSGVSILLGQAVMALITDMEVVRIDGSKPHDASVVVEALLRHFDIDRADLPQVLRETLATGRLVVVVDNSEDLRADALTTMEALKQKLGARLCYLFGGLPGTVEALKSVGFTVDDMLDLPKLNADDVQDFAWLVAGVELDDEESEQLAHRSEGLPGALLGLLQGTRGSVAAVPVGAMTAGRNNVDETDEAEGDMSDMSGFSARSSDDEDDEERLSAVPTHAAVVSHTTAPWRHGAAVVGLLLVVIILWSVFAGGEDEVVAPDSRKLALPVPQSVPAEQVAESQERKVTPLKPTMEPVARLEDLGAKKEEGADGTKEAQTDNVQLAPVTDPVMQSSPAQAQRQVEVAPTPARPEKTEVETVSSAQREKTSGYNQASWLAAVDDDSWFLQITATSQEANARGVLDQLGRKGAYYPAKRNDKTVFVVLAGDYSSRQAAVDAKSTLPAKLRAAGPFPRKMADIRGEL, translated from the coding sequence GTGGAGCATGATGACGAGCGTTTCTATAGCGGTGCCTCGCGTGGGGACTTTCTGGATGCCATGACGGCCCACGCCGAGCAGGGCTCGGTGGTCGCTATAGAGGGCGACACCGGCAGTGGTGTTTCTATACTGCTCGGGCAGGCAGTGATGGCCTTAATTACTGACATGGAAGTGGTTCGCATTGATGGCAGTAAGCCCCATGATGCCTCTGTGGTGGTTGAGGCTTTGCTGCGACATTTCGATATTGACCGTGCTGACTTGCCCCAAGTGTTGCGCGAAACGCTGGCGACTGGCCGTTTGGTTGTGGTGGTAGATAATAGTGAGGACCTGAGAGCTGATGCGCTGACGACCATGGAGGCCCTAAAGCAAAAGCTGGGGGCACGATTGTGCTATTTGTTTGGCGGTCTGCCGGGTACGGTTGAGGCGCTCAAATCCGTGGGTTTTACCGTGGATGATATGTTGGATCTGCCTAAGCTGAATGCCGATGATGTGCAGGATTTTGCTTGGCTTGTAGCCGGTGTTGAACTGGATGACGAGGAGTCTGAGCAGTTAGCGCACCGTAGTGAAGGGTTGCCGGGGGCTTTGCTGGGATTGCTGCAGGGTACCAGAGGGAGTGTAGCAGCAGTGCCGGTGGGGGCGATGACGGCAGGGCGCAATAACGTAGATGAAACCGATGAGGCGGAAGGCGACATGAGTGATATGTCGGGTTTCTCCGCGCGCTCCAGCGACGATGAAGATGATGAAGAGCGGCTGTCGGCGGTGCCGACTCATGCGGCCGTCGTTTCGCATACCACGGCGCCTTGGCGCCATGGGGCGGCAGTGGTCGGTCTGTTGCTGGTGGTTATCATTCTGTGGTCAGTATTTGCCGGTGGTGAGGATGAGGTTGTAGCACCTGATTCTCGGAAATTAGCTTTGCCTGTACCGCAATCCGTGCCCGCTGAGCAGGTGGCTGAATCACAGGAGCGGAAGGTGACACCGCTGAAGCCGACCATGGAGCCGGTGGCTCGTCTTGAGGATCTAGGGGCCAAGAAGGAAGAGGGTGCGGATGGGACCAAAGAGGCACAAACCGACAATGTGCAGTTGGCTCCAGTGACCGATCCGGTGATGCAATCTTCGCCGGCCCAAGCTCAACGGCAGGTTGAAGTGGCGCCTACGCCAGCAAGGCCTGAAAAAACGGAGGTGGAAACGGTTTCATCAGCGCAGAGGGAAAAAACCTCAGGTTATAACCAGGCGTCTTGGTTGGCTGCGGTGGATGACGACAGCTGGTTCCTGCAGATTACAGCCACCAGCCAGGAGGCCAATGCTCGTGGGGTGTTGGACCAATTGGGCCGTAAGGGGGCCTATTATCCGGCCAAGCGGAATGATAAAACCGTGTTTGTGGTGCTCGCTGGCGACTATTCCAGTCGTCAGGCCGCTGTGGATGCAAAGTCGACGTTACCGGCGAAGTTACGCGCAGCGGGTCCCTTTCCTCGCAAGATGGCCGATATTCGCGGAGAACTTTGA
- the gltB gene encoding glutamate synthase large subunit, whose product MQQNSTLVRGLTEPGEFRDNCGFGLISHMEGQPSHELLQTAIEALTCMTHRGGINADGKTGDGCGLLLKKPDSFFRKVAEEQSITLPDNYGVGMVFTHPQADKSEQQKSAINSALEAQGVAVLGWREVPTDPSCLGDLARASLPGFWQVMVAAEGNSEQELNRRLFFARRHAEKAIESDGYFYICSLSASVMSYKGLMMPVDLPVFFPDLGDSAMETAIVVFHQRFSTNTLPQWPLAQPFRYLAHNGEINTVQGNRNWALARESKFQNELLPGLEELSPLVNRTGSDSSSMDNMLEILLAGGMDLFRAVRMMIPPAWQNVDTMDADLRAFYEYNSMHMEPWDGPAGLVMTDGRYAVCMLDRNGLRPARWVVTKNGFITLASEIGVYSYKPEDVVAKGRVGPGQILAIDTETGEVLHTKDIDNRLKVRHPYRDWLKSNALRIEADYDHEVGRTDEVDPQDLLSYQKFFQISFEERDQVLRPLAESGQEATGSMGDDTPMAVLSRRERSLFDYFRQQFAQVTNPPIDPLREAIVMSLETCVGAERNVFEETADHADRAILSTPVLSHSKFTNLINIERPGYQTAKLSLHYDAEIGLKQAVLNLCEQAASAVRDGNAILVLTDHGISQDKLTIHASMATGAVHHSLTEKGLRSDANIIVETATVRDSHHFAVLFGFGATAVYPYLAYDVIADMVRSGELLGDAVELQKNFRKGINKGLMKILSKMGISTITSYRGAQLFEAIGIDSEVVELCFRGVPSRIQGAGFEDFQADQQSLAKDAWKQRKPIDAGGILKYIHGKEYHAFNPDVIYALHRATQDSDYNAYKEYAELVNKRPVATLRDLFALRDDVEAIDVDQVEPLENILLRFDSAGMSLGALSPEAHEAIATAMNRLGGRSNSGEGGEDPARFGTERVSKIKQIASGRFGVTPHYLVNAEVLQIKVAQGAKPGEGGQLPGGKVNALIARLRHSVPGVTLISPPPHHDIYSIEDLSQLIFDLKQVNPDAQVSVKLVSEPGVGTVASGVAKAYADLITISGYDGGTAASPLTSIRYAGSPWELGLAEAHQALRGNDLRDKIRLQTDGGLKTGLDVIKAAILGAESFGFGTVPMIVLGCKYLRICHLNNCATGVATQREDLRKEHFIGAPELLINYFNFVAQEVRELLALLGVKSIPELIGRTDLLKVLEGETARQGKLDLTPILRNDLVPADKPTHCQVSRNEPFDKAVLSQKMVDDMGSAIESKSGGSFHYDITNCDRSVGARVSGEIAKKHGNLGMEDAPIKVRFSGTAGQSFGVFNAGGLHMYIEGDANDYVGKGMAGGKLVIRPPNGSPFKSQETAIIGNTCLYGATGGKLYAAGTAGERFGVRNSGAHAVVEGAGDHCCEYMTGGSITVLGRTGHNFGAGMTGGFAFVLDEDNDFFDRINPELIELHRISSEATESHRSHLRGVIADYVDETGSEWGQYILDNFDAMSRKFWLVKPKAASLENLLQSTRANPA is encoded by the coding sequence ATGCAGCAGAACTCAACGCTGGTGCGGGGGCTCACTGAGCCCGGAGAATTCCGGGACAACTGTGGTTTTGGTCTGATTTCCCATATGGAAGGTCAGCCTAGCCACGAGCTTCTGCAAACTGCTATTGAAGCACTTACGTGCATGACACACCGGGGCGGCATCAATGCCGACGGAAAAACCGGTGATGGCTGCGGTCTGTTGCTTAAGAAACCCGATTCTTTCTTCCGCAAGGTCGCGGAAGAGCAATCCATTACGTTGCCAGACAACTACGGCGTGGGGATGGTTTTCACCCACCCGCAAGCGGATAAGTCTGAGCAGCAGAAGAGCGCTATTAATTCGGCGCTTGAAGCTCAGGGTGTTGCCGTGCTCGGCTGGCGTGAAGTGCCTACCGATCCGAGCTGTCTGGGTGACCTTGCGCGGGCGTCACTGCCCGGATTCTGGCAGGTCATGGTGGCTGCGGAGGGTAACTCTGAACAAGAGTTGAATCGTCGGCTGTTCTTTGCCCGTCGGCATGCAGAAAAAGCCATCGAAAGTGACGGTTATTTCTATATCTGCTCCCTGTCCGCATCGGTGATGTCTTACAAAGGTCTGATGATGCCGGTGGACCTGCCGGTGTTCTTTCCGGACCTAGGTGACAGTGCTATGGAAACGGCCATTGTCGTTTTCCATCAGCGTTTTTCTACCAATACGCTACCCCAGTGGCCCCTGGCCCAGCCATTTCGTTATTTGGCCCATAACGGTGAAATCAACACCGTACAGGGTAACCGTAACTGGGCACTGGCACGGGAAAGCAAGTTTCAAAATGAACTGCTGCCGGGCCTGGAAGAGCTAAGCCCGCTGGTCAACCGTACGGGTTCGGATTCCTCCAGCATGGATAATATGCTGGAGATTTTGCTGGCCGGCGGCATGGACTTGTTCCGCGCCGTACGCATGATGATCCCGCCTGCCTGGCAGAACGTGGACACCATGGATGCGGATCTGCGCGCTTTCTACGAATATAACTCCATGCACATGGAGCCGTGGGATGGCCCGGCAGGTTTGGTTATGACAGATGGCCGCTATGCCGTTTGTATGCTTGACCGTAACGGTTTGCGCCCGGCTCGCTGGGTAGTGACCAAAAACGGCTTTATCACCTTGGCTTCGGAAATCGGCGTGTACAGTTATAAGCCGGAAGACGTGGTGGCCAAGGGCCGTGTTGGGCCTGGTCAGATTCTCGCTATCGATACCGAAACCGGTGAAGTTCTGCACACTAAGGACATCGATAATCGCTTGAAAGTCCGCCACCCCTACCGTGACTGGCTGAAAAGTAATGCTCTGCGCATTGAAGCGGATTACGACCACGAAGTGGGTCGTACCGATGAGGTAGACCCGCAGGACCTGCTGAGCTACCAAAAGTTTTTCCAGATCAGCTTTGAAGAGCGTGATCAGGTGCTGCGTCCGCTGGCCGAGTCTGGCCAAGAAGCCACCGGTTCCATGGGTGACGATACGCCCATGGCGGTGTTGTCCCGCCGCGAGCGTTCTCTGTTCGACTACTTTCGCCAGCAATTTGCCCAGGTAACTAACCCGCCCATCGATCCGCTGCGTGAAGCGATTGTGATGAGTTTGGAAACCTGTGTCGGTGCCGAGCGCAATGTGTTCGAAGAAACCGCAGACCATGCCGACCGGGCGATTCTGTCTACCCCGGTGCTGTCGCATTCCAAGTTTACCAATCTGATTAACATTGAGCGTCCGGGTTACCAGACGGCCAAGTTGAGCCTGCATTATGATGCCGAAATTGGCCTCAAGCAGGCGGTGCTGAATCTGTGTGAGCAGGCGGCAAGCGCGGTCCGTGATGGCAACGCGATTTTGGTGCTGACTGACCATGGTATTTCCCAGGACAAGCTCACCATCCATGCCTCTATGGCCACTGGTGCGGTACACCACTCCCTGACCGAAAAAGGGCTGCGTTCCGACGCCAACATCATCGTTGAAACAGCGACAGTTCGTGATTCCCATCACTTTGCCGTGCTGTTTGGTTTCGGCGCCACCGCGGTGTATCCGTATTTGGCCTATGATGTGATCGCCGACATGGTGCGTTCCGGCGAACTGTTGGGCGACGCGGTAGAGCTGCAGAAGAATTTCCGCAAAGGCATCAACAAGGGCTTGATGAAGATCCTCTCCAAAATGGGGATTTCCACCATTACCTCTTACCGGGGCGCCCAGCTGTTCGAAGCCATCGGTATCGACAGTGAAGTGGTTGAGCTGTGTTTCCGTGGTGTCCCCAGCCGAATTCAAGGCGCGGGCTTCGAAGATTTCCAAGCCGATCAACAGAGCTTGGCCAAAGATGCCTGGAAGCAGCGTAAGCCCATTGATGCCGGTGGTATCCTCAAGTATATCCACGGTAAGGAATATCACGCCTTTAACCCGGACGTGATTTACGCTCTGCACCGTGCCACCCAAGATAGTGACTACAACGCCTACAAAGAGTATGCCGAGCTGGTCAATAAGCGCCCGGTGGCGACGCTGCGTGATTTGTTTGCGTTGCGTGATGATGTTGAGGCCATCGATGTGGATCAGGTGGAGCCGCTGGAAAATATCTTGCTGCGCTTTGATTCTGCGGGCATGTCTTTGGGCGCGTTGAGCCCAGAAGCCCACGAAGCCATTGCTACGGCAATGAACCGTCTGGGAGGCCGTTCTAACTCCGGTGAAGGTGGGGAAGATCCTGCTCGCTTTGGCACTGAGCGTGTGTCCAAGATCAAGCAAATTGCTTCCGGTCGCTTTGGTGTGACCCCACATTACTTGGTTAACGCTGAAGTGTTGCAGATCAAGGTGGCTCAGGGAGCCAAGCCCGGTGAAGGCGGCCAGCTGCCTGGCGGTAAGGTGAATGCCCTGATCGCGCGTCTGCGTCACTCTGTGCCCGGTGTGACCCTGATTTCACCGCCGCCGCACCATGACATCTACTCCATTGAGGATTTGTCCCAGCTGATTTTCGATCTCAAGCAGGTCAACCCGGATGCTCAGGTATCTGTGAAGCTGGTATCTGAGCCCGGTGTAGGTACCGTGGCGTCCGGGGTGGCGAAAGCCTACGCGGACCTGATCACCATCTCTGGTTACGACGGCGGTACGGCGGCTAGCCCGTTGACCTCCATCCGTTACGCGGGCTCTCCTTGGGAGCTGGGCTTGGCGGAAGCGCACCAGGCGCTGCGTGGTAACGATTTGCGTGACAAGATTCGCCTGCAAACAGATGGTGGCCTGAAGACGGGTTTGGACGTGATTAAAGCCGCCATTTTGGGTGCTGAGTCGTTCGGTTTTGGTACCGTGCCGATGATCGTGCTGGGTTGTAAGTACCTGCGTATTTGTCACCTGAACAACTGCGCTACCGGTGTTGCTACCCAGCGTGAAGATCTGCGTAAGGAGCATTTCATTGGTGCTCCAGAACTGCTGATTAACTACTTCAACTTTGTGGCCCAGGAAGTGCGTGAGCTGCTGGCCCTGCTGGGAGTGAAGAGCATTCCTGAGCTGATCGGCCGCACCGACCTGTTGAAAGTTCTGGAAGGTGAAACCGCGCGTCAGGGCAAGCTGGACTTAACCCCGATTCTGCGCAACGACTTGGTGCCGGCGGACAAGCCGACCCATTGCCAGGTGAGCCGAAACGAGCCGTTTGACAAGGCCGTGCTGAGCCAGAAGATGGTGGATGACATGGGCTCCGCCATCGAAAGTAAATCCGGCGGCTCGTTCCATTACGACATCACCAACTGTGATCGCTCCGTAGGGGCTCGGGTGTCCGGTGAGATTGCCAAAAAACATGGCAACCTGGGCATGGAAGATGCGCCGATCAAGGTGCGCTTTAGCGGTACTGCCGGGCAGAGCTTTGGTGTGTTTAATGCCGGTGGCCTGCACATGTACATTGAAGGTGATGCCAATGACTATGTGGGCAAAGGCATGGCCGGTGGTAAGTTGGTGATTCGCCCGCCCAATGGCAGCCCGTTCAAAAGTCAGGAAACCGCCATCATTGGTAATACCTGTCTCTATGGTGCTACCGGCGGTAAGCTTTACGCCGCAGGCACCGCAGGCGAGCGTTTCGGGGTGCGTAACTCCGGAGCCCATGCCGTTGTGGAAGGTGCTGGCGACCACTGCTGTGAATACATGACCGGTGGTTCCATCACCGTGTTGGGCCGCACTGGCCACAACTTTGGCGCGGGCATGACCGGCGGTTTTGCGTTCGTCCTGGACGAAGACAATGATTTCTTCGACCGCATCAACCCGGAGCTGATCGAATTGCATCGCATCAGTTCCGAAGCCACCGAGTCCCATCGCAGTCACCTGCGTGGCGTAATCGCAGATTACGTGGACGAGACCGGCAGTGAATGGGGCCAGTACATTCTGGACAACTTTGATGCCATGAGCCGCAAGTTCTGGTTGGTTAAGCCCAAGGCCGCAAGCCTGGAAAACCTGCTGCAGAGCACGCGCGCCAATCCGGCATAA
- a CDS encoding FAD-dependent oxidoreductase codes for MAERLSNNFQFLDVPRHDPKKKDIDDRKHKYEEIYYPFETREVENQAHRCLHCGNPYCEWKCPVHNYIPNWLKLISEGNLLEAVELSHQTNSLPEVCGRVCPQDRLCEGACTLNDGFGAVTIGATEKYITDTALAMGWRPDMSKVVWTDKKVAVIGAGPAGIGCADVLVRSGVKPVVFDRYEEIGGLLTFGIPEFKLEKPVMAKRREVFEGMGVEFRLGVEVGKDITIDELLADYDAVFMGMGTYTYMKGGFPGEELDGVYEALPFLISNANRNLGFEKDEADFINMQGKRVVVLGGGDTAMDCNRTSIRQQAQSVSCAYRRDEENMPGSRKEVTNAKEEGVQFLFNRQPIEVVGEDGKVVGVKVVETKLGEPDNNGRRRPEPIPGSEEILPADAVIVAFGFRPSPADWFGEKSINTDDSGRVVAVEEQAFPFQTSNEKIFAGGDMVRGSDLVVTAIWEGREAAKGILDYLDV; via the coding sequence ATGGCTGAACGTTTAAGCAATAATTTCCAGTTTCTTGACGTGCCCCGGCACGATCCGAAGAAAAAGGATATTGACGACCGTAAGCACAAGTACGAGGAAATCTACTACCCATTTGAAACCCGGGAAGTAGAAAATCAGGCGCATCGCTGCCTGCATTGCGGTAACCCGTACTGTGAATGGAAGTGCCCGGTCCATAACTACATTCCTAACTGGTTGAAGCTGATCAGTGAAGGCAACCTGCTGGAAGCGGTGGAGTTGAGTCACCAGACCAACTCCCTGCCAGAAGTGTGTGGCCGGGTGTGTCCGCAGGACCGTCTGTGTGAAGGGGCCTGTACTCTAAATGATGGCTTTGGCGCGGTAACGATTGGTGCCACTGAGAAGTACATTACCGATACTGCGCTGGCTATGGGCTGGCGCCCGGATATGTCCAAGGTAGTGTGGACCGACAAGAAGGTCGCAGTGATTGGTGCTGGCCCTGCCGGTATCGGCTGTGCCGATGTGTTGGTGCGCAGTGGCGTGAAGCCGGTGGTATTCGATCGCTATGAGGAAATTGGCGGCCTGCTGACTTTTGGTATTCCCGAGTTCAAGTTAGAAAAGCCGGTCATGGCCAAACGCCGTGAAGTCTTTGAGGGCATGGGGGTGGAATTCCGTCTGGGCGTAGAGGTCGGTAAGGACATCACCATTGATGAACTGCTTGCCGACTACGATGCCGTCTTCATGGGCATGGGCACTTACACCTATATGAAAGGTGGTTTCCCGGGTGAAGAGTTGGACGGTGTGTATGAAGCTCTGCCGTTCCTGATCTCTAACGCTAACCGTAATTTGGGCTTTGAAAAAGACGAAGCGGACTTCATCAATATGCAGGGCAAGCGTGTGGTAGTGCTGGGTGGTGGTGATACCGCTATGGACTGTAATCGCACCTCAATCCGTCAGCAGGCGCAAAGCGTTAGCTGTGCCTACCGTCGAGATGAAGAAAACATGCCCGGTTCACGCAAGGAAGTGACCAACGCCAAAGAAGAAGGCGTGCAGTTCCTGTTCAACCGCCAACCCATTGAAGTGGTGGGTGAAGACGGCAAGGTGGTCGGCGTTAAGGTAGTGGAAACCAAGCTTGGCGAGCCAGACAACAATGGCCGCCGCCGCCCTGAGCCGATTCCGGGCAGTGAAGAAATTCTGCCGGCGGATGCGGTGATTGTGGCGTTCGGTTTCCGCCCGAGCCCAGCGGATTGGTTTGGTGAGAAAAGCATCAATACCGACGATTCCGGCCGCGTGGTCGCCGTGGAAGAACAGGCATTCCCGTTCCAGACGAGCAATGAGAAGATCTTTGCAGGTGGTGACATGGTGCGTGGCTCGGACTTGGTGGTGACTGCCATTTGGGAAGGCCGTGAAGCTGCCAAAGGGATTCTTGACTACTTGGATGTGTGA
- the aroK gene encoding shikimate kinase AroK has product MIKTNSIVPLILVGPMGAGKSTLGRHLAQVLDRPFFDSDRVIEEKTGADIPWIFDMEGEEGFRRREQDVIDELTREPGIVLATGGGVVVTPENRAFLHERGCVVYLWTPVEVQLARTRNDKGRPLLQTADPKARLDALFAERDPLYRQVAHHVVSTASGNLKKVADDVLACLDSQPQG; this is encoded by the coding sequence GTGATCAAAACTAATTCTATTGTTCCTTTAATTCTTGTCGGGCCTATGGGTGCGGGGAAAAGCACCTTGGGCAGGCATCTTGCTCAGGTGTTGGACCGCCCGTTTTTCGACTCTGATCGTGTAATCGAGGAGAAAACTGGCGCGGATATTCCCTGGATCTTCGATATGGAAGGTGAGGAGGGGTTTCGGCGGCGGGAACAAGATGTGATTGACGAGCTAACCCGGGAGCCTGGCATCGTGCTGGCTACCGGCGGCGGGGTGGTGGTTACCCCGGAGAATCGAGCCTTTCTTCATGAGCGCGGCTGTGTCGTCTACCTGTGGACACCGGTAGAGGTTCAGCTGGCCCGGACTCGCAATGACAAAGGGCGCCCACTGCTGCAAACGGCAGATCCCAAGGCGCGGCTGGATGCCTTGTTCGCCGAGCGTGATCCGCTCTATCGGCAGGTGGCTCATCATGTGGTCTCGACGGCATCAGGAAACCTGAAAAAAGTCGCGGATGACGTGCTCGCTTGTTTGGACTCTCAGCCACAAGGATAA